In one window of Cherax quadricarinatus isolate ZL_2023a unplaced genomic scaffold, ASM3850222v1 Contig385, whole genome shotgun sequence DNA:
- the LOC138851346 gene encoding uncharacterized protein, whose amino-acid sequence MSEVRELEYVMLTMEDLDDVNHFLVNHFYPRDNVLKDLDLVRHYQTTDTNYQHAKDQLKDTFGNTEEIKVAILYRLLDLEACRHDCQSLEKFRIEVMSLTNSLKDLHDWGKSEWFISQVIQRKLAGTTVHELHLKYRTNRFTIQQIVEGLGDLVSHLSIGRGEKLPTKVESINPSRYSRDKAKPPPTRVGSYYAQDKSSTPRAKGEVIQAASKRRCVFCEEEHASSGCSSFTTYNQRVQRLRELRLCFKCCGEHFARDCNAQLRECRGCWKGKHHSALCPNDARLAQVKESKPRERAESKNKSEVVMSVASTAPRICSGEQFQGSVALPTIMAVVANGKNSEMTRLFFDSGAQRSFIVESLATRLKLETVGKVDMKVEGFGGEVPRRSYPVVNVTVRLAGHRREISALIIKRLPNIITTKGLAAAVKRLRELGVKLAEPDIATDNVSNVGILVGGDYIDEFVSTRRVIKEGVGLYRTPAGYIVGGRVPAHFPATPGKEGSGITATEAVLVMRIGVHEGLSETQVGISDSEPVHKLWDLDVVGIKGDQPPPEHEETYRDYLNHVQFRDGQYWVRLPWKPGHPTLPTNFKKARGQLNSLVNSLTKKGLVGKYDDIIKEQLALGFIEKVPNASPGENTHYLPHMAVTKESVTTPIRVVFNCSSQASPREPSLNDCLLTGPSLTQKLADVLLRFRTEQYAYEADISKAFLRIGLQPQDRDYTRFLWLANREVPKQGYDTYRFRAVLFGATSSPFLLQATIDYHLVNCNSPLKELLKTLFYVDNMQGTTSDERLLMDIYRESNQEMLSANMPLREWVTNNPTLRGTVEHDYAGYSVPE is encoded by the exons ATGAGTGAGGTCCGGGAGCTGGAGTATGTGATGCTGACGATGGAAGACCTTGATGATGTTAATCACTTTCTGGTCAACCATTTTTATCCTCGAGATAACGTG ctcaaggacttggacttggtccggcattaccaaaccaccgacaccaattaccaacatgccaaagaccaattaaaggacacgtttggcaacactgaggagataaaggtagctatactttatcggttgttggatctagaggcttgtcgccatgactgtcagagcctagagaagttccgaatcgaagttatgagtttgacgaatagtcttaaagatttacatgattggggtaagtcagaatggttcatcagtcaggtgattcagaggaaactggctggcactacagtgcatgagttgcacttaaaatatcggacgaaccggttcacaatacaacagatcgttgaggggttgggagatctcgtgtctcacctgagcataggtcgGGGGGAGAAATTGCCGACCAAGGTGGAATCGATCAACCCCTCCAGATACTCGAGAGATAAAGCTAAACCACCTCCTACTAGGGTTGGCTCATATTATGCCCAGGACAAGTCCTCCACCCCCAGAGCCAAGGGAGAAGTCATTCAAGCGGCCAGTAagagacggtgcgtgttttgtgaagaagaacatgctagttcagggtgttcaagcttcaccacctataaccaaagggttcaacgactaagggagttgagactttgtttcaagtgttgtggagaacattttgccagggactgtaatgcccaactcagggagtgtcggggctgctggaagggtaagcaccacagtgcactgtgtcctaatgacgccagattagcacaagttaaggagagcaaaccgcgagaaagggcggagagcaagaacaagtctgaagtagtgatgagtgtggcgagtacggcaccgagaatttgttctggtgagcagtttcaaggttcggtggccttgcccaccataatggcggtggttgCGAACGGGAAGAATTCTGAAAtgacccgtttgttcttcgacagtggggcacagagatccttcatagtggagagtctagcaactagattgaagctggagacagttggtaaagttgacatgaaggtggaagggtttggtggggaagtcccacgcaggtcttatccagtagtcaatgtgacggtcaggttagccgggcatcgacgggaaatttcagccttgataataaagaggctgcccaatatcattaccactaagggactggctgcagcagtcaaacgtttgagggagttgggtgtgaagctagcagaaccagacattgctacagacaacgttagtaatgtaggaatcttggtaggaggggattacatagacgagttcgtgtctacgagaagggttatcaaggagggggttggcctgtacaggactccagcggggtacatcgtaggaggcagagtaccagctcacttccctgcgaccccgggaaaggagggttctggtattacagcgactgaggctgtactggtgatgcggattggtgtgcacgaaggtctgtcagagacgcaagttggcatatccgacagtgagccggtccataaactatgggacctggatgtagtagggattaaaggtgaccagccgccccccgaacacgaagagacgtatcgagattacttgaaccatgtgcagttcagggacggacagtattgggtgcgactcccatggaaaccgggacacccaacgctgcccactaatttcaagaaggcacggggtcagttgaattcattggtgaacagcctgaccaagaagggtctggtggggaaatatgatgatattattaaggaacagctggcccttgggttcattgagaaagtgcccaatgccagccctggggaaaacacccattatcttccacacatggcagtcaccaaggagtcggtaaccactcccatcagagtagtcttcaactgcagctcgcaggcgagtccccgagagccatcgttgaacgactgtctgctcacagggccctccctgacgcagaaattagcagatgtgttgttgagattcaggacagaacagtacgcctatgaggcagacattagcaaagccttcctgcgtattgggttgcagccacaagacagggactacacaaggttcttgtggttggctaacagggaggtgcccaagcaagggtatgatacctacagattcagggcagtgttgtttggtgccactagttcaccattcttattacaggctaccatagactaccaccttgtgaactgtaacagcccgcttaaagaattactgaagaccctattttatgtagacaacatgcaaggtaccacctcagatgaaaggctgttgatggacatttaccgagagtctaatcaggagatgctctcggctaacatgccattgagagaatgggtgacaaacaatccaacgttgcggggcacGGTGGAACATGACTATGCTGGCTACTCagtacctgag